The following proteins come from a genomic window of Lycium ferocissimum isolate CSIRO_LF1 chromosome 4, AGI_CSIRO_Lferr_CH_V1, whole genome shotgun sequence:
- the LOC132053320 gene encoding pentatricopeptide repeat-containing protein At3g16610, whose protein sequence is MANSRRIINITWNFTQQPYYNYLAILDVCIESKSLLIGKSIHQHILKHNHYNENRSNLLDKLTRFYVSCSRLDLARQVFDKIPEPDRNKKTILWNQMIRAYAWNGPFEKAIDLYYEMVGSGVGPTNYTYPFVIKACSALQDFENGVKIHEHVKRKGFDGDVYICTALVDFYAKCGLLVEARRVFDGMCQRDIVAWNAMISGCSVNGLYFEMMGLVLEMQENGLSPNSSTIVAILPAIAEANKLREGKAVHGYSMRRGFVNDVVVDTGILDVYAKCGFLNYAKRIFRVMSIKNEITRSAMIGAYITCDSTLEGLELFEQMRMEEDIGSPSTVMLATVVRACAKLNDLRRGSKMHGYTVKSGSNLDLMVSNTLLSMYAKCGRIDDALNFFEEMSLKDSVSFSAIIAGCVQNGYAEESLRIFRMMQLSGVEPESATVMGILPACSHLAALQLGVCTHGYSIVRGFTEDVSICNALIDMYSKCGKIDVARIIFDKMNKRDVVSWNAMIAGYGVHGCGREAISLFYDMQTVGQMPDEITFIGLLFACSHSALVAEGKYWFFRMCEEFKISPRMDHYLCMVDLLGRNGLLDEAYGFIENMPFKPDVRIWSALLAACRIHKHIVLAEEVSNKIQHLGPESPGNFVLLSNLYTTAGRWDDAAHVRVKQKDSGFKKSPGCSWIEINGVVHAFVGGDQSHPQSDKINEKLKELWTEMKKLGYSAESSFVYQDVEEEEKEQILLYHSEKLAVAFALLNLDPNKSILVTKNLRVCVDCHSTLKYITLIAKREITVRDASRFHHFRDGICSCGDFW, encoded by the coding sequence ATGGCAAATTCTAGGCGAATAATAAACATCACTTGGAATTTCACCCAACAACCTTATTACAATTACCTTGCAATTCTTGATGTCTGTATAGAATCAAAATCATTATTAATAGGCAAATCAATCCATCAACACATACTAAAACACAATCACTATAACGAAAACCGCTCAAATTTACTAGACAAGTTAACTCGTTTCTACGTATCGTGTAGTAGACTCGATCTTGCAcgccaagtgtttgataaaattccTGAACCagatagaaataaaaaaaccaTATTATGGAACCAAATGATTAGAGCTTATGCTTGGAATGGACCCTTTGAGAAAGCTATTGATTTGTACTATGAAATGGTGGGGTCAGGTGTGGGACCTACTAATTATACTTACCCTTTTGTTATTAAAGCTTGTTCTGCTTTGCAGGATTTCGAAAACGGCGTAAAGATTCATGAACATGTAAAAAGGAAGGGATTTGATggtgatgtttatatatgtaCAGCTTTGGTTGATTTTTACGCGAAATGTGGGTTGTTGGTTGAGGCGCGACGAGTTTTTGATGGAATGTGTCAGAGAGATATTGTTGCGTGGAACGCGATGATTTCAGGGTGCTCGGTGAATGGTTTGTATTTTGAGATGATGGGGTTGGTTTTGGAGATGCAAGAAAACGGGCTAAGTCCAAATTCGTCTACGATTGTGGCTATTCTTCCTGCTATCGCGGAAGCTAATAAGTTGCGTGAAGGGAAGGCTGTTCACGGGTATTCTATGAGAAGGGGGTTTGTGAATGATGTAGTTGTTGATACTGGAATTTTGGATGTGTATGCaaaatgtggtttcttgaactACGCGAAGAGGATTTTTAGAGTCATGAGTATTAAGAATGAGATAACGCGGAGTGCTATGATAGGAGCGTATATAACGTGTGATTCTACACTAGAAGGATTGGAACTTTTTGAGCAAATGAGAATGGAAGAAGATATCGGGTCTCCTTCTACTGTCATGCTTGCCACTGTCGTTCGAGCTTGTGCTAAGCTGAATGATTTGAGAAGAGGTAGTAAGATGCATGGTTATACTGTTAAGTCGGGGTCTAATTTGGACTTGATGGTGAGTAatacccttctttctatgtACGCAAAGTGCGGGAGAATAGACGATGCGCTTAACTTCTTTGAGGAGATGAGTTTAAAAGATTCTGTTTCTTTTAGTGCTATTATTGCAGGGTGTGTCCAGAATGGGTATGCGGAAGAATCTTTGCGGATTTTCCGAATGATGCAATTGTCTGGGGTTGAGCCAGAATCTGCAACGGTGATGGGAATTTTACCGGCTTGTTCACATTTGGCTGCTCTACAACTCGGAGTTTGCACCCATGGTTACTCGATAGTGCGTGGATTTACAGAGGATGTTTCTATTTGTAATGCTCTAATTGACATGTACTCCAAATGTGGTAAGATCGACGTTGCTAGGATTATCTTTGATAAGATGAATAAAAGGGATGTTGTCTCGTGGAACGCGATGATTGCCGGATATGGAGTTCACGGTTGTGGAAGGGAAGCAATTTCACTGTTCTATGACATGCAGACTGTAGGTCAAATGCCAGATGAGATAACTTTCATTGGTCTCTTATTTGCTTGCAGCCATTCAGCTCTTGTTGCTGAAGGGAAGTATTGGTTCTTCCGCATGTGTGAAGAATTCAAAATTAGCCCTAGGATGGATCATTACTTGTGCATGGTGGATCTTTTGGGGCGTAACGGTCTTTTGGACGAGGCTTATGGTTTCATCGAGAATATGCCTTTTAAACCCGATGTCCGTATCTGGAGTGCTTTACTTGCTGCTTGTAGAATCCATAAGCATATTGTACTAGCAGAAGAAGTATCCAATAAGATCCAACATCTAGGACCTGAAAGTCCAGGtaattttgttcttttatcTAATTTGTATACGACCGCTGGGAGATGGGATGATGCTGCTCATGTTAGAGTTAAGCAGAAGGATTCAGGCTTTAAGAAGAGCCCGGGTTGTAGTTGGATCGAAATAAACGGTGTTGTCCATGCATTTGTTGGTGGAGATCAGTCCCACCCTCAGTCTGATAAAATAAATGAGAAATTGAAGGAACTTTGGACGGAGATGAAAAAATTGGGGTATAGTGCGGAATCAAGTTTTGTCTACCAAGATGTTGAGGAAGAAGAGAAGGAACAGATTCTACTTTATCACAGCGAGAAGCTTGCAGTTGCGTTTGCGTTGCTAAATCTGGACCCTAACAAGTCCATACTCGTTACTAAGAATTTGCGAGTTTGTGTCGACTGCCACAGTACGCTGAAGTATATAACTCTAATTGCGAAAAGAGAAATTACAGTAAGGGATGCAAGTCGATTTCATCATTTCAGAGATGGAATATGTAGCTGTGGGGATTTCTGGTGA